ACAGCCAATATACTTCCACGTATTATTTTATTCAAATAATATTTTTTTCTGAAAGTATCTATCTTTTTAAATAATATTTCTGCTGAATTGTTCATATATTTTGTTTCACAATGGAGCATGCTCCATTGTTTACATTATTTACTACTTGCTAACCAATAAACAGGATTTAATTTTAAATTTTCTTTCCAAATTTGAAATTTTAATAATGTTTTGTTATTATCTTTTACATCGGTATAAATTACACCTATTGTTTGTTTTGCAGTAATTTTATCACCTGTTTTAACAATAACTTCTTTAAGATTAGAATATACTGTTAAATAATTACCATGCCTTACAATTACGGACTTGTTTAATCCGGGAATAGTGAAAACAGTACTAACCTCTCCATCAAAAACAGAGCGTACTACGGCATTTTTTGTAGTTAAAATATCAATTCCATCGTTTCTAACAATAATTCCCTTTAATACAGGATGATTATGCTCACCAAACTGGCAAATAACAATACCTCTTTCAGTAGGCCATGGCAGATGTTTTTTATTTTTTCCAAAATTATCAGATATTAATTTGTCTTCTGGTGTTAATTTGAATGCTCCATCAACACTTCCTGCTTTTTCAGCGGCTTTACGTGCTTCTTCAGCAATTATTCTTTCTATTTCTTTTTGTAATTTTCCTGCTATTAATTTCTGATTTTTTAATTTTTTTCTTAATTCTTTTTCACTCTTTTTTAATTCATTTATTAATATTTTTTGTTCTTTATTTTCTTTAGCCAAAACCTCATTTTCTTCATTTTTTTCATATACTAATTCCTTTTTTTCAGCACGTTGTAGTTCCAGTTCTATCATTTCATTATTTAGCTCATTTTTTGTTTTAACTATATTTTTAGCTTGTTCAATCCTGTATTCAGAATATTGTCTTAAATATTTCATTCTTCTATAAGCCTGATTAAAATCTTCAGATGAAAAAATGAACATTATTTTATCATAATTACTTCTGCT
This genomic stretch from Bacteroidales bacterium harbors:
- a CDS encoding peptidoglycan DD-metalloendopeptidase family protein codes for the protein MYIRKVLFFKWFLRKRKEQGFRCSENMEFTEVTNCFQGKSNAAIGVFLVPLITFLFCLIVVFANCQTKQELESKKAKNRKDIKFTNQLIKETEKSKRISYNKLVIVKNKINIRNELINNINSEIEIIDNNVLNKQNKVIELNIELEKLKKEYAKIIYYTYISRSNYDKIMFIFSSEDFNQAYRRMKYLRQYSEYRIEQAKNIVKTKNELNNEMIELELQRAEKKELVYEKNEENEVLAKENKEQKILINELKKSEKELRKKLKNQKLIAGKLQKEIERIIAEEARKAAEKAGSVDGAFKLTPEDKLISDNFGKNKKHLPWPTERGIVICQFGEHNHPVLKGIIVRNDGIDILTTKNAVVRSVFDGEVSTVFTIPGLNKSVIVRHGNYLTVYSNLKEVIVKTGDKITAKQTIGVIYTDVKDNNKTLLKFQIWKENLKLNPVYWLASSK